The Zingiber officinale cultivar Zhangliang chromosome 10A, Zo_v1.1, whole genome shotgun sequence genome contains a region encoding:
- the LOC122026638 gene encoding uncharacterized protein LOC122026638 codes for MQQFNFSSEEIPEVWNVPMSSSTQIYKDPLDLEHEQGRNSCISKISSKFSLDEQFPAAATPESSKSRNAGFQNSELSIPLPFPQRKVQPRKNVEEEKAKEFQELADLFSKVEVNVPLLTMIKQIPKYAKFLKDLCVHKNKLKGNELISMGKNVSALLQPVPQKCEDPGVFTVPCEIGSSLFKDVMLDLGASINVMPKSVFQTLGIGPLQPTGVVIQLADRSQTHPAGVIEDVLVKVRELIFPADFYILDMEGDYLASRSPLILGRPFLKTARTKIDVHAGTLSMEIGDTVVQFSIFDAMKHPREDHSILSLDISEELDSVDFFSEIDADFVEIGSGDVSVTAFEDVSDLGVYVKSCELFSMESDDLCVGNCLGEALSLGSPREEEVCVGDCLGKALPLGSPSIDQTQDELKLLPSHLKYAYLGEN; via the coding sequence ATGCAGCAATTCAATTTCAGCAGTGAAGAAATTCCAGAAGTTTGGAATGTGCCAATGTCGAGTTCCACTCAAATTTATAAGGATCCTTTGGATTTGGAGCATGAACAAGGAAGAAATAGTTGCATTTCGAAAATTTCCAGCAAGTTTTCTCTAGATGAGCAGTTTCCAGCAGCAGCAACTCCAGAAAGCAGTAAATCTAGAAATGCAGGATTTCAGAATTCAGAGCTGAGCATTCCATTGCCTTTCCCTCAACGCAAAGTTCAACCAAGGAAGAATGTAGAGGAGGAGAAAGCAAAGGAGTTCCAAGAGCTTGCGGATTTATTTAGCAAGGTGGAAGTAAATGTTCCTTTACTCACAATGATCAAGCAAATTCCAAAATATGCAAAATTTTTGAAGGATCTTTGTGTGCACAAGAATAAATTGAAGGGGAATGAGTTGATTAGCATGGGAAAAAATGTATCTGCACTTCTTCAACCAGTTCCTCAGAAATGTGAAGATCCTGGTGTGTTTACAGTCCCTTGTGAGATTGGAAGTAGTCTTTTTAAGGATGTCATGCTAGATTTGGGAGCTTCAATTAATGTGATGCCAAAATCAGTTTTTCAGACTTTAGGCATTGGACCATTACAACCTACAGGAGTAGTCATTCAGTTAGCTGACCGCAGTCAGACTCATCCAGCTGGAGTTATTGAAGATGTATTGGTTAAGGTGAGAGAACTCATTTTTCCTGCAGATTTTTATATCCTTGATATGGAGGGAGACTATCTGGCCAGTAGATCTCCACTCATTCTAGGACGACCATTCTTGAAGACTGCGAGGACAAAAATTGATGTTCATGCGGGCACACTTTCTATGGAGATAGGTGATACAGTGGTCCAATTCAGTATTTTTGACGCTATGAAACATCCTAGAGAGGATCATTCTATTCTTAGTTTGGATATCTCAGAGGAGCTGGATAGTGTGGATTTCTTTTCAGAGATTGATGCAGATTTTGTAGAGATTGGTTCCGGTGATGTTTCGGTTACAGCTTTTGAGGACGTTTCAGATTTGGGGGTGTATGTTAAGTCATGTGAATTATTTTCGATGGAGTCAGATGATTTATGTGTAGGGAATTGCTTAGGAGAAGCTTTATCCCTAGGATCGCCCAGAGAAGAAGAAGtatgcgtaggggattgcttaggaaAAGCATTACCCCTAGGATCGCCTTCTATTGATCAGACACAGGATGAGTTGAAGTTGTTGCCTTCACATTTAAAGTATGCTTACTTAGGAGAAAACTAG